A stretch of Synechococcus sp. MIT S9220 DNA encodes these proteins:
- a CDS encoding ABC transporter permease, translating to MGRSRELLRYTGTRLALAPVMLWLIATLVFLLLRVAPGDPVDAVLGSRAPEAAKAALRARLGLDQSLGQQYLDFLGGLLHGDLGQALINQEPVSQIIREALPASLELSVTALLLAAVSGLAVGFTAIARSEGKIDLAGRFYGIGTYALPPFWVAMLAQLLFAVTLGWLPVGGRFPPGMIAPDGSGFLIADSVISGNWAALQGALRHLVLPACTLGLLLSGVFTNALRLNLNRSLRSDYVEAARSRGLSETQVILRHALPNALLPVLTIAGITVASLIGGALLIEVTFSWPGIALRLQESINQRDYPVVQGIVVVIAALVVLVSVAVDLLVAVLDPRVRY from the coding sequence ATGGGACGCAGTCGAGAGCTGCTTCGCTACACGGGGACGCGGCTGGCCCTAGCTCCAGTGATGCTCTGGCTGATCGCGACCCTGGTGTTTCTGCTGCTGCGAGTTGCTCCTGGCGACCCAGTGGACGCCGTGCTCGGCAGCCGCGCTCCGGAAGCAGCCAAAGCAGCACTCAGGGCGCGTTTGGGCTTGGATCAATCACTGGGGCAGCAATACCTGGATTTTCTCGGCGGGCTGCTGCATGGCGACCTCGGCCAGGCGCTGATCAATCAGGAGCCGGTCAGTCAAATCATCCGAGAGGCGCTTCCGGCAAGCCTGGAATTGAGCGTGACCGCCCTGCTGCTGGCAGCGGTAAGCGGACTGGCGGTTGGTTTTACAGCGATTGCCCGATCCGAGGGGAAGATTGATCTGGCAGGACGCTTTTACGGCATCGGCACCTACGCCTTACCTCCTTTCTGGGTGGCCATGCTGGCCCAGCTTCTGTTTGCCGTCACCCTGGGCTGGCTGCCTGTTGGAGGTCGTTTCCCCCCAGGCATGATTGCGCCTGATGGCAGCGGTTTTCTGATTGCCGACAGTGTGATCAGCGGTAACTGGGCTGCACTGCAGGGTGCTCTGCGCCACTTGGTGCTGCCGGCATGCACACTCGGATTGCTCTTGAGCGGGGTCTTCACCAATGCCCTGCGCCTGAATCTGAATCGCAGTCTTCGCTCGGATTATGTGGAGGCAGCCCGAAGCAGGGGACTGAGCGAAACCCAGGTGATTCTTCGGCATGCACTGCCTAATGCACTTCTGCCAGTGCTGACGATTGCCGGAATCACCGTCGCCTCGTTGATTGGCGGTGCATTGCTGATTGAGGTGACCTTTTCCTGGCCTGGCATTGCACTACGCCTGCAGGAAAGCATCAACCAGCGCGACTACCCAGTGGTG